Proteins co-encoded in one Neodiprion lecontei isolate iyNeoLeco1 chromosome 3, iyNeoLeco1.1, whole genome shotgun sequence genomic window:
- the LOC107218126 gene encoding splicing factor U2af 38 kDa subunit isoform X1: MAEYLASIFGTEKDKVNCSFYFKIGACRHGDRCSRIHNKPTFSQTCLLQNLYVNPQNSAKSADGSHLVANVSDEEMQEHYDNFFEDVFVECEDKYGEIEEMNVCDNLGDHLVGNVYIKFRREEDAEKAVNDLNNRWFGGRPVYAELSPVTDFREACCRQYEMGLSIPVGDGGEIKNESAIGECTRSGFCNFMHLKPISRELRRYLYSRKKGGKGGGGGGGGGGGGGGGGGGGGGGGGGGGGRSRSRSKSRGRTDRKRRSRSRERRSRSKDRNRKGRDDKGRDGRSGRY, translated from the exons ATGGCGGAGTATCTCGCGTCCATTTTCGGTACCGAGAAAGACAA AGTAAACTGctccttttattttaaaatcgGAGCTTGTCGGCACGGAGATAGGTGCTCACGTATCCACAACAAACCTACGTTCAGCCAG ACATGCCTGCTTCAAAATCTTTACGTCAATCCGCAGAACTCTGCCAAGAGCGCTGATGGTTCCCATT TGGTAGCTAATGTTTCCGATGAAGAGATGCAGGAGCATTATGACAACTTTTTCGAAGATGTATTTGTCGAGTGTGAAGATAAGTATGGGGAAATAGAAGAGATGAACGTTTGTGATAACCTCGGAGACCATCTTGTTGGTAATGTCTATATCAAGTTTCGGAGAGAAGAAGACGCGGAAAAAGCAGTCAATGATTTAAACAACCGGTGGTTCGGTGGAAGGCCTGTTTATGCCGAACTATCACCCGTGACAGATTTCAGGGAAGCCTGCTGCAGACAGTATGAAATGGG ATTATCCATTCCAGTCGGTGATGGTGGAGAAATCAAGAATGAATCTGCAATCGG AGAATGCACCCGTTCTGGATTTTGCAACTTCATGCATCTGAAACCAATTTCAAGAGAGCTGCGCCGTTATTTGTACAGCCGCAAGAAGGGCGGCAAGGGTGGTGGCGGAGGTggcggaggtggaggtggtggtggaggcggaggcggcggcggtggcggcggcggTGGTGGCGGTGGTGGTCGTTCAAGGTCTCGATCAAAGTCACGAGGCCGTACCGATCGCAAGCGTAGATCTCGCTCTCGCGAGAGAAGATCCAGATCTAAGGATCGTAACCGCAAAGGAAGAGATGATAAAGGTCGCGACGGAAGATCTGGTCGCTATTGA
- the LOC107218126 gene encoding splicing factor U2af 38 kDa subunit isoform X2, producing MAEYLASIFGTEKDKVNCSFYFKIGACRHGDRCSRIHNKPTFSQTCLLQNLYVNPQNSAKSADGSHLVANVSDEEMQEHYDNFFEDVFVECEDKYGEIEEMNVCDNLGDHLVGNVYIKFRREEDAEKAVNDLNNRWFGGRPVYAELSPVTDFREACCRQYEMGECTRSGFCNFMHLKPISRELRRYLYSRKKGGKGGGGGGGGGGGGGGGGGGGGGGGGGGGGRSRSRSKSRGRTDRKRRSRSRERRSRSKDRNRKGRDDKGRDGRSGRY from the exons ATGGCGGAGTATCTCGCGTCCATTTTCGGTACCGAGAAAGACAA AGTAAACTGctccttttattttaaaatcgGAGCTTGTCGGCACGGAGATAGGTGCTCACGTATCCACAACAAACCTACGTTCAGCCAG ACATGCCTGCTTCAAAATCTTTACGTCAATCCGCAGAACTCTGCCAAGAGCGCTGATGGTTCCCATT TGGTAGCTAATGTTTCCGATGAAGAGATGCAGGAGCATTATGACAACTTTTTCGAAGATGTATTTGTCGAGTGTGAAGATAAGTATGGGGAAATAGAAGAGATGAACGTTTGTGATAACCTCGGAGACCATCTTGTTGGTAATGTCTATATCAAGTTTCGGAGAGAAGAAGACGCGGAAAAAGCAGTCAATGATTTAAACAACCGGTGGTTCGGTGGAAGGCCTGTTTATGCCGAACTATCACCCGTGACAGATTTCAGGGAAGCCTGCTGCAGACAGTATGAAATGGG AGAATGCACCCGTTCTGGATTTTGCAACTTCATGCATCTGAAACCAATTTCAAGAGAGCTGCGCCGTTATTTGTACAGCCGCAAGAAGGGCGGCAAGGGTGGTGGCGGAGGTggcggaggtggaggtggtggtggaggcggaggcggcggcggtggcggcggcggTGGTGGCGGTGGTGGTCGTTCAAGGTCTCGATCAAAGTCACGAGGCCGTACCGATCGCAAGCGTAGATCTCGCTCTCGCGAGAGAAGATCCAGATCTAAGGATCGTAACCGCAAAGGAAGAGATGATAAAGGTCGCGACGGAAGATCTGGTCGCTATTGA
- the LOC107227609 gene encoding COMM domain-containing protein 8, with translation MEDETELLQNIFTKVNSDVMNQFLHACVDEICGRKRVTFQQFTNSVEWTENEYKIARQVIFDLLRNPAVLYLENERMPHRYVETPAELQLAIRTCVNIRREHLVKALLREHSIKNGTTLLDFDWRLKWIMGSSKLATLKEPLLQLDLIIEDSKSQQILDLELNRDELDMLINALEEVGG, from the exons ATGGAGGATGAAACTGAAttgttacaaaatatatttacaaaagtAAATAGCGATGTTATGAACCAG TTCCTTCACGCCTGTGTCGACGAAATATGCGGGCGGAAACGAGTGACGTTTCAACAGTTTACAAACAGCGTTGAATGGACCGAGAATGAGTACAAAATAGCCCGTCAGGTTATTTTCGATTTGTTAAGAAATCCGGCAGTGCTGTatcttgaaaatgaaagg ATGCCACATCGATATGTTGAAACGCCTGCCGAATTACAACTTGCGATACGCACATGTGTAAATATACGAAGAGAGCATCTGGTTAAGGCGCTATTGAGGGAGCATTCAATCAAAAATGGAACGACGTTGCTCGACTTTGACTGGAGATTAAAG TGGATTATGGGATCAAGCAAACTCGCCACGTTGAAAGAACCTCTTCTGCAGTTGGATCTTATCATCGAAGATAGCAAGAGTCAGCAAATCCTCGATCTTGAGTTGAACAGAGATGAACTCGACATGTTGATAAATGCGTTGGAGGAAGTGGGAGGctga